The DNA segment GAAAGGAATAACCCCCATAGGGTGGAAGCCGCTGTTTCGCCAGTGTTCGGATTGACCGAAGAAAAACTGTACAACCTCCTCATCCAGTACACCGTAGCTCCGGAGGATCTCTTTTCCAATGGTTTTCCACAGGTGGATAAGGTTAAGAACCAAGTCCGCCTGTACAAACATTGTTTCGGAAAACCTTTCAGGATCCCGAAGAGATTGGCTGGTATTGAGGAGGATTTTGATCGGAATTCACCGACAGCAGTTGAGAGGACCTGCGTTAGGTGTAACGATCAGTTCTTCGTCAACGAACACGGTTACTTGACGAAACAGCAGTGCTTCTACCACTGGGGGAAAATATCGTACTGCCGCCATACATGTTGCGAAAATACTCCGGGATCCAAAGGTTGCACTTCATCAAAACACGACGTATGGAATGGTACAGTGGCCGGGATCAACGAGCCCCTGCAAGGTTTCGTGAGCACAAAACGCAGCGAAAAGGTTTTCGCTGTAGACTGCGAAATGTGCTACACCGTGCGAGGCTTGGAACTTTGCAGGGTAACCGTTTTGGGTTTTGATGGTGCCACAGTGTACGATTATTTTGTGCAACCGGAGGAAGAAGTTGTGGACTACAATACTAGATTTTCCGGAATGACCGAAAGTGATGTGTAGGCCCAAAGTAGAAAACTTTCCAACAGGTGCAGAGTGATTTATTGGACTTCATTGACGAGGACACCATTCTGAT comes from the Coccinella septempunctata chromosome 2, icCocSept1.1, whole genome shotgun sequence genome and includes:
- the LOC123306969 gene encoding putative exonuclease GOR yields the protein MTRNLVQPPAWHTPQFLQPPVLQPTQNFHQNVSHQVASPRYNNVPQSHYEVNGITYYGQPSASANIHIASANKQQRRPLLHEESDKDEKRFRRHHNDIVNVGIQVFTRPNKKKCKKPFPNVYKPIRSARDETPSQDCSENRTGAKERNNPHRVEAAVSPVFGLTEEKLYNLLIQYTVAPEDLFSNGFPQVDKVKNQVRLYKHCFGKPFRIPKRLAGIEEDFDRNSPTAVERTCVRCNDQFFVNEHGYLTKQQCFYHWGKISYCRHTCCENTPGSKGCTSSKHDVWNGTVAGINEPLQGFVSTKRSEKVFAVDCEMCYTVRGLELCRVTVLGFDGATVYDYFVQPEEEVVDYNTRFSGMTESDV